The following proteins are co-located in the Elusimicrobiota bacterium genome:
- a CDS encoding alkene reductase has product MPIELKNLLSQEIALGPLTLKNRFVMAPMTRCRAGENHVPTDLNAAYYAQRSTAGLIVSEATQVSPLGVGYPNTPGIYSAEQVAGWRKITDAVHQAEGRIFLQLWHVGRVSHSLWLNGEKPVSSSAVAPRGEVSTPAGTKPFEAPRALDRAEIPGLVELYRLGAQNALAAGFDGVEVHGANGYLPDQFLRDGVNKRTDDYGGSVENRARFLMEIVDAVIGVWGKDRVGVRLSPSGSFNDMADSNPEQTFSHVIQELDKRGVVYVHLIEGNDADVRHGGRVVPTALFRPLFKRSLIVCGDYNFERAEKVLAEGGADLVAFGRAFLANSDLPRRALESVPLNAPDPATFYGGKEKGYTDYPSVA; this is encoded by the coding sequence ATGCCTATCGAATTAAAGAATCTTTTGTCACAAGAAATCGCACTTGGTCCCCTGACATTGAAAAACCGCTTTGTGATGGCGCCCATGACCCGTTGTCGGGCGGGGGAGAATCATGTTCCTACGGACTTGAACGCGGCCTATTACGCGCAACGTTCCACGGCGGGGCTCATTGTGTCGGAGGCGACCCAAGTTTCTCCCCTGGGGGTGGGCTATCCAAACACGCCGGGAATTTATTCGGCGGAACAGGTGGCGGGGTGGCGAAAGATCACGGACGCGGTTCATCAGGCGGAGGGGCGGATCTTTCTTCAACTGTGGCATGTCGGACGGGTGTCCCATTCCCTATGGTTAAACGGGGAGAAGCCGGTTTCCTCCTCGGCGGTCGCTCCCCGTGGGGAGGTGTCTACACCGGCTGGGACGAAGCCTTTCGAAGCCCCACGGGCGTTGGATCGGGCGGAAATCCCCGGATTGGTTGAGCTCTATCGATTGGGGGCCCAGAACGCTTTGGCAGCGGGGTTTGACGGGGTGGAGGTTCACGGGGCCAACGGGTATCTGCCCGACCAGTTCCTTCGGGATGGGGTGAACAAGCGCACCGACGACTATGGCGGATCGGTGGAAAATCGGGCGCGGTTTTTGATGGAGATCGTGGACGCTGTTATTGGTGTGTGGGGGAAGGATCGAGTGGGTGTGCGGCTTTCTCCCAGCGGCAGTTTTAATGATATGGCTGATTCCAATCCTGAACAAACCTTTTCCCATGTGATTCAAGAACTGGACAAACGTGGTGTGGTTTACGTCCACTTGATCGAAGGGAATGACGCCGATGTTCGGCATGGGGGGCGGGTTGTTCCCACGGCTCTCTTCCGGCCTTTGTTTAAACGATCCCTGATCGTTTGTGGTGACTACAACTTTGAGCGGGCTGAAAAGGTCTTAGCGGAAGGGGGGGCGGACTTGGTCGCGTTTGGGCGGGCGTTTCTGGCCAATTCGGATTTGCCCCGGCGCGCCTTGGAAAGCGTTCCGTTGAACGCGCCGGACCCTGCCACATTCTATGGGGGAAAAGAGAAGGGATACACGGATTATCCCTCCGTGGCCTGA
- a CDS encoding VOC family protein, which yields MAHNPVGWFEIYVQDMVRAKSFYETVFKTKLDPLKSPDLEMWTFPMTMGLAGAGGALVKMAGVPSGGNSTLVYFNCNDCAEEASRSAQNGGKIFKQKMAIGEHGFIALVVDPDGNKIGLHSIK from the coding sequence ATGGCACACAATCCTGTGGGGTGGTTTGAGATCTATGTTCAGGACATGGTTCGCGCGAAGTCCTTTTATGAAACGGTCTTTAAGACTAAACTGGATCCACTGAAAAGCCCAGACCTTGAGATGTGGACGTTTCCCATGACAATGGGATTGGCAGGAGCCGGTGGGGCGTTGGTGAAAATGGCGGGCGTTCCTTCCGGTGGAAACAGCACCCTCGTCTATTTTAATTGTAACGATTGCGCTGAAGAGGCTTCCCGTTCGGCCCAAAACGGCGGGAAGATTTTTAAGCAAAAGATGGCCATCGGTGAACACGGCTTTATTGCCCTGGTGGTGGATCCCGATGGGAATAAGATCGGCCTCCATTCGATAAAATAA